The Parus major isolate Abel chromosome 4, Parus_major1.1, whole genome shotgun sequence genome has a window encoding:
- the TMEM165 gene encoding transmembrane protein 165, producing the protein MAMRYNRLTVLAGAMLALGLMTCLSVLFGYATTVIPRVYTYYVSTALFAIFGIRMLREGLKMSPDEGQEELEEVQAEIKKKDEELQRTKLLNGPGDVESGPGTTIPQKKWLHFISPIFVQAFTLTFLAEWGDRSQLTTIVLAAREDPYGVAVGGTVGHCLCTGLAVIGGRMIAQKISVRTVTIIGGIVFLAFAFSALFISPDSGF; encoded by the exons ATGGCCATGCGCTACAATCGCCTGACTGTACTGGCTGGTGCTATGCTTGCCCTGGGACTGATGACGTGTTTATCAG ttttgtttggcTATGCCACCACGGTTATTCCTCGTGTGTACACATACTATGTGTCAACAGCACTGTTCGCAATCTTTGGCATCCGAATGCTTCGGGAAGGCTTGAAAATGAGTCCAGATGAGGgtcaggaagagctggaggaagttcaagcagaaattaaaaaaaaagatgaggaa CTTCAGAGAACTAAACTGTTAAATGGACCAGGAGATGTGGAATCTGGGCCAGGCACCACTATACCTCAGAAGAAGTGGCTACACTTTATTTCGCCAATCTTTGTTCAAGCTTTCACTTTAACATTTTTAGCAGAATGGGGCGATCGTTCCCAATTAACAACCATAGTCTTGGCTGCCAGAGAG GACCCCTATGGTGTGGCAGTAGGAGGAACAGTGGGACATTGCCTATGCACTGGTTTAGCAGTTATTGGAGGGAGAATGATAGCACAAAAAATTTCTGTTAGGACTG tgacAATCATAGGAGGCATTGTCTTCTtagcatttgcattttctgcacTATTTATAAGTCCAGActctggtttttaa
- the SRD5A3 gene encoding polyprenol reductase, with amino-acid sequence MLAELAAAWSLLAAAFLAALLLLLLLRRAPAPRPGGVGLVISSLFQDLIRYGKTKRRSGQLPGWLRLLQVPKRWFTHFYVVSVLWNGFLLICLFRAEFLEESLPLWIRDMHHALGRDSQSKDVDSEHFSALLVLLLLWLHSCRRLAECLWTSVFSSGVIHIVQYCFGLGYYIAVGSTVLCQVPTNVRNGKKLSVQICWYHIIGVMMYIWASLHQHRCLAILANLRKSRSGKVVSLSHSVPFGDWFESVSCPHYFAELLIYVSMAITLGIHNVTWWCVVVYVLFNQALAAVLCHEFYQKNFSSYPKHRKAFIPLVF; translated from the exons atgctggcagagctggccgCCGCCTGGTCCCTGCTGGCTGCCGCCTTCCTGgcggcgctgctgctgctgctgctgctccggcGGGCCCCGGCGCCGCGGCCCGGCGGCGTGGGCCTGGTGATCTCCAGCCTCTTCCAGGACCTCATTCGGTACGGGAAGACGAAGCGCCGGAGCGGGCAGCTCCCGGGCTGGCTGCGGCTCCTGCAGGTGCCCAAGAG ATGGTTTACTCACTTTTATGTGGTTTCTGTGCTCTGGAATGGTTTTCTCCTGATCTGTCTTTTTCGAGCTGAGTTCCTTGAAGAGTCACTTCCATTATGGATTCGGGACATGCACCATGCTCTTGGCAGAGACTCTCAGAGCAAGGACGTGG ATAGTGAGCACTTCTCTGCGCTCCTGGTTCTCTTGCTCCTTTGGCTGCACAGCTGTCGAAGACTTGCAGAATGCCTCTGGACCAGTGTGTTTTCCAGTGGTGTCATCCATATCGTGCAGTATTGCTTTGGACTTGGTTACTACATTGCTGTTGGCTCAACTGTGTTGTGTCAAGTACCTACTAATGTCAGGAATG gaaaaaagcTTTCTGTGCAGATCTGCTGGTATCACATTATAGGAGTTATGATGTACATTTGGGCCTCTCTTCACCAACACAGATGCCTTGCAATTCTAGCTAATCTTAGAAAAAGCAGATCAG GAAAGGTTGTAAGTCTGAGCCACAGTGTTCCTTTCGGAGACTGGTTTGAAAGCGTTTCTTGCCCTCATTATTTTGCAGAGCTCCTCATATATGTTTCTATGGCCATCACACTTGGAATTCACAATGTGACGTGGTGGTGTGTAGTGGTGTATGTTCTTTTTAACCAGGCACTGGCTGCTGTTTTGTGTCATGAGTTTTATCAGAAAAACTTTAGCTCCTACCCAAAGCATCGAAAAGCATTTATACCACTTGTTTTTTAG